The proteins below are encoded in one region of Plutella xylostella chromosome Z, ilPluXylo3.1, whole genome shotgun sequence:
- the LOC105384209 gene encoding protein scabrous — MSAMCATQWFILFSVLAAAASAKSLITDSDIIDNDMKTLAVQLDELKASHNEDIARLRRELEELKHPQFSSAETSHHNEQATLQWCRSALHELRSDLTELAESVSNSVLLKQMHVMRNEIKQMKTDAADLTQLARTQEARVDKLEADVGRLKYEGQTLRANSAELRALISKLSKELKKRAEYEEPGVYNDVVMEDGARMVQMKPPNGHKYRHSKMVHTQIARLARTQDQLDLYQQNLQTQILDVQKRLDRLGEPNWDLVTAKVEFLELEGKVIREQIANVSRDVSDLTKVHSSILELREDIENVENKADKTIPEFRKEISKLDVGVAQLHAQVSYMKEDQENLRQSVKAIAVSVSNTIDRAEMDRLDMQRINESITQLKSHSKQHFYRLNDHILKSEANSAPAPLAANDTQIITLPELMGEVKELQPVEREYEDLVSQLPRDCGTVGGAAGVYLIHPGRVPLDAWCSNGTTLLQRRYNGSIEFNRNFQAYADGFGDPAGEYWIGLETMHQLTADNCSSMRIDMTDIYGGAWYAQYEHFSVGDADGGYVLTVSGFKGNASDAFDYQNHMEFSAVDRDRDISNTHCAGNYEGGWWYSHCQHVNINGKYSLGLTWFDAARNEWIAVATSDMRLRRRPGCA, encoded by the exons ATGTCCGCGATGTGTGCTACGCAATGGTTCATCCTATTCTCGGTTCTCGCCGCCGCGGCTTCGGCTAAAAGTTTGATCACGGACTCTGACATAattgacaatgacatgaaGACCCTGGCAGTGCAGCTGGACGAGCTGAAGGCTTCCCACAACGAGGACATAGCCAGGCTCCGGAGAGAACTAGAGGAGCTAAA GCACCCCCAGTTCTCTTCGGCCGAGACCAGCCACCACAACGAGCAGGCCACGCTGCAGTGGTGCCGCAGCGCCCTCCACGAGCTCCGGTCCGACCTGACCGAGCTGGCCGAGTCCGTCTCCAACTCCGTGCTGCTGAAGCAGATGCATGTCATGAGGAATGAG ATCAAGCAAATGAAGACGGACGCAGCTGACCTGACGCAGTTGGCCCGGACCCAGGAGGCGCGCGTGGACAAGCTTGAGGCCGACGTGGGCCGGCTCAAGTACGAGGGTCAAACCCTGAGGGCCAACAGCGCTGAACTCCGCGCCTTGATCTCCAAGCTTAGCAAGGAG CTGAAGAAGCGAGCTGAGTACGAGGAGCCAGGGGTGTACAACGACGTGGTGATGGAAGACGGGGCCCGCATGGTGCAGATGAAGCCTCCCAACGGACACAAGTACCGCCACAGCAAGATGGTGCACACCCAGATCGCCCGTCTCGCTCGCACCCAGGACCAGCTAGACCTCTACCAGCAGAACCTTCAAACCCAGATCCTGGACGTCCAGAAACGTTTGGATCGGCTCGGCGAACCCAACTGGGACCTTGTCACCGCCAAAGTGGAATTTCTGGAGCTAGAGGGGAAAGTGATAAGGGAGCAGATAGCCAACGTGTCGAGGGACGTATCTGACCTGACCAAGGTGCATTCGTCGATCCTGGAGCTTCGCGAGGATATAGAGAATGTGGAGAACAAGGCGGACAAGACCATACCGGAGTTCCGCAAGGAGATCTCAAAGCTCGATGTCGGCGTGGCTCAg TTGCACGCCCAAGTGTCCTACATGAAGGAGGACCAGGAGAACCTGCGGCAGTCGGTCAAGGCCATCGCCGTGAGTGTCAGCAATACCATCGACCGCGCCGAGATGGACCGCCTGGATATGCAGCGCATCAACGAGTCCATCACGCAGCTGAAGAGCCACTCCAAGCAGCACTTCTACCGGCTTAATGACCACATTTTGAAG AGCGAGGCCAActccgcccccgccccgctgGCCGCCAACGACACTCAGATCATCACCCTGCCGGAGCTGATGGGCGAGGTGAAGGAGCTGCAACCCGTGGAGCGCGAGTACGAGGACCTGGTGAGCCAGCTGCCCCGCGACTGCGGCACCGTGGGCGGCGCGGCCGGCGTCTACCTCATCCACCCCGGACGCGTGCCGCTCGACGCCTGGTGCAGCAACGGAACCACCCTCCTCCAGCGACGCTACAACGGATCCATCGAGTTCAACCGCAACTTCCAGGCTTACGCGGACGGCTTCGGAGACCCCGCCGGAGAGTACTGGATTGGCCTCGAGACCATGCACCAGCTCACCGCCGACAACTGCTCCTCCATGCGCATCGACATGACCGACATCTACGGCGGCGCCTGGTACGCTCAATACGAACACTTCAGCGTTGGTGATGCGGATGGCGGCTACGTACTGACTGTGAGCGGCTTCAAGGGCAACGCGAGCGACGCCTTCGACTACCAGAACCACATGGAGTTCTCCGCCGTGGACCGCGACCGGGACATCAGCAACACGCACTGCGCCGGCAACTACGAGGGCGGGTGGTGGTACTCGCACTGCCAGCACGTCAACATCAACGGCAAGTACTCCCTGGGACTGACCTGGTTCGACGCCGCCCGCAACGAGTGGATCGCCGTGGCCACCAGCGAcatgcgcctgcgccgccgccccggATGCGCCTAG